The DNA segment TTTGTTCTGCACAAACGGCATGTGGCATAGGATAAGTTTGGTAACTTGGATTAAAGCCTTTACCTTTAAGCGCGCTAACGGCTTGTTCACCTAAAACAGGGCTGACCACAGGGTCTTGCGTGCCATGCATAACCGCAATATCAATTGCCTGATTGGCAGATGATACTTCAATATCATCTTTAGTAGCAAAGTACGTAGACATTGCCATTAAACCAGCCAATGGCTTATCAAACGTTAATGCCGCTTGATAACCTACTGCACCGCCTTGTGAAAAGCCGGCAATAACGATTCTTTCAGCTGGAATACCTCGAGAAATTTCACGTTCAATAAGATCTTGAACGGATTTTGCTGACGCGTTTAATTGCTCGCTGTCAACTTTGCGTTCAATACTCATATCTAAAATATCGTACCAAGCCGGCATTACCATGCCACCATTAATTGTTACCGGTATTTTAGGAGAATGCGGGAACACAAAACGGATAGGCAATGAGTCGGGTAAATTTAATACTGGCACAATCGGCTCAAAATCATGGCCGTCGGCGCCTAAACCATGTAACCAAATAACACTAGCTGTAGCAGCTGATTTTGGTTCAACTTCAACACAATTTAAATAAGTCATCAATTATTCTAATAAGTAAACATTGACGGCATTATATCAGCAAAAAACAACGACAACACCATGCAGGTTAACTCTTATATACTTCTACATTTAAAAACTGGATACAACATAGTGCAGCTAAAACAAATGAGCCTGCTAATAAGCAGGCTCATGTTCATTATCACTGTGTTAATGCTTATTTTTTCAAGATTCGAATAGAGCCGTTAACACTTTCGACTTCAATATCACTGCTGGCATCGCCGAAGCTGCCTTCTAGGTCATTACCGTAGTATTTGCCTTTAGTGCCAGATAAACCAAAATCAGTTTTAATCGCACCATTACCAGTACTTGCTTCAACGTTGGCGCCAAAGTTTTCAGGTACATATAAACGAATACCGCCATTTACCGTTTCAACTTCAATTTCAATATTTTTTGCGTTATCAGCAAACGTTAACTCTACACCGCCATTAACTGAATCAACTTCAACATTTGACGCTAAACCTGTTGCTTCAACAGAGCCATTAACCACATCGGCATTTAGCTCACCAGCAACATTGCTTATCGTTAAAGAACCATTCACTAATTCAATATTACGTAAATCAAGATTAACCGGTACCATAACGGTATAGTTCACACTACCGCCATTACTGTTTCTGCCCCAATCACCATCCTGTTCAAGATAATCTGTTTCAACCGTAATACGATCACCATTTTGTTTCATTTTAATATCAATACGGTCACGAGACTTTTGATTAGAAGCAATGATTTCAGCGGTAACCTTTACTGAAGTTTGTTGCCACGCCTCAATTACTACATCACCATTTACATTATCTAGTACTAATTGGCCTTTACCACTTAGATCAAAGGTTTTCTCAACAGTATCTTCAACACTTGCCTGTGCTCCAAATGCAAGCACAGCGGTTAATGCGATTGCCGGGGCTAGTGATAATTTATTTAGCGTATTCATGTTAAATCCTTAATATTATTTTTAAATATGTTTATTCATCTGTTAACTAAGATGCAGCACAAAACAAAAAGGTTTAAACGCATTTAAAAATATTTTTAGTTATGCCAAAGTGATACATTACCTTACTAATAAAATTAAACAACAAAATAAAATCTATGTTAAATGTGCAGTTATTGCTTACCGGCAATGAATTAATGAGTGGCGATATTGTTGATACTAATTCGGTATTTATCGCCCGAGAGTTTAAAAATCTTGGTATCGAGCTTACTCGTAAAGTAACAGTTGGCGATAATTTGCAATTGCTTACTGAACAAATGGAACAACTAAGCGTTGATGCCGATATATTGATCATCAACGGTGGCTTAGGTCCAACAGTTGATGATATGACCGCACAAGCTCTTTCTGAAGCAGCAAATAAACCACTTGCTTTGCATCCTACTGCACTGGAACAAGTAAAGGCATGGTGTGTAAAGCGTAGTTACCGTTTAACCGGCCCAAATATGAAACAAGCATTATTGCCTGCTGGTTGTAATATTGTTAATAACCCAATAGGCAGCGCGCCAGGTTTCTCTCTGAGTCATAACAATTGCCAAATTATCTGCACACCAGGTGTTCCGGTAGAATTAAAAGCAATGCTACGAAATGAAATTTTGCCAGAGATTGCTAAGCAGTTACCAGAGGAGCTACAAACAGTAACTCAAAAGCTGAAAGTTTTTGGAATAGGCGAGTCAGGGTTACAAAAGATGGTTAATGAAACCTACCCTAATTGGCCTGAAGAAATAGAGCTTGGCTTTCGAGCAACCATGCCGCTGTTAGAAGTAAAATTAACCAGCAGAAGCCATACGTCTTCCACCCTTAGAGATGAATGGTATAACAAAATTAAAGGCCTGTTAGGCCAACATATTGTTAGTGAAAATGGCAACTCTATTGCTGCAACTGTGGTTGAACTGTTAAATCAGCAAGGTAAAACCATTACTACTGCAGAATCATGTACTGGCGGTATGATAGCCGCACAGCTTACTGGTATTGCCGGTTCATCAAATGTTTTTGAAGCAGGTTTTGTCACTTACTCTAATCGAATGAAGGCCAAGTTAGTTAATGTAAATGAGAAAACGTTAGAACAATTTGGCGCAGTAAGTGAGCAAGTAGTTAAAGAAATGGTTACTGGTGCTTTGGCGGTTAGTGATGCCGATTATGCCGTATCAGTGTCTGGCATTGCTGGCCCAGATGGTGGCACTGAAGAAAAACCGGTTGGCACTGTTTGGCTCGCATGGGGAGATAAACAGCAAGTTTTTGCTAAGAGATTATATTTGCCAACCCATCGTATTCATTTTCAAAATTTTATTGCCAATACAGGCCTAGATTTAATTCGTCGATTAATTTTAGGCTATGCTGATGAACCGCGTTATTTTGTCGAACGCCAATTAAAAAACAAAACGTCTTAACGATTTTTATAACAATTGTGTAGGTATTGATGAGCACAACTTAGGTTAGCACTGTTAACAAATGGTTAATTTGACTAATAATAATTGGTTAAATTAACCTTTAAATTATTAGTACGGTTCTGAAAAACCATAAACACCTGAAATAAAAGGAAAAAATATTATTGGCTAGTTTATTGCTACATATGAGAAATAAACAAGTACAACAATATTATGGGATTACGAATGAAAAACTCACTATTAACCAACATAACAGCAACTCTTTTACTTAGTACTGCACTGTTAAGCACTGCAAGTAGTGCTCATGAAAATGACCATGACTCAGGCAGTTACTCATTTAATAGCGAAGAATGTTCTATCGATGTTAACTACGGCATTGCAGTTTCAGAAGATAGCATTC comes from the Thalassotalea nanhaiensis genome and includes:
- a CDS encoding DUF4097 family beta strand repeat-containing protein is translated as MNTLNKLSLAPAIALTAVLAFGAQASVEDTVEKTFDLSGKGQLVLDNVNGDVVIEAWQQTSVKVTAEIIASNQKSRDRIDIKMKQNGDRITVETDYLEQDGDWGRNSNGGSVNYTVMVPVNLDLRNIELVNGSLTISNVAGELNADVVNGSVEATGLASNVEVDSVNGGVELTFADNAKNIEIEVETVNGGIRLYVPENFGANVEASTGNGAIKTDFGLSGTKGKYYGNDLEGSFGDASSDIEVESVNGSIRILKK
- a CDS encoding CinA family nicotinamide mononucleotide deamidase-related protein, whose protein sequence is MLNVQLLLTGNELMSGDIVDTNSVFIAREFKNLGIELTRKVTVGDNLQLLTEQMEQLSVDADILIINGGLGPTVDDMTAQALSEAANKPLALHPTALEQVKAWCVKRSYRLTGPNMKQALLPAGCNIVNNPIGSAPGFSLSHNNCQIICTPGVPVELKAMLRNEILPEIAKQLPEELQTVTQKLKVFGIGESGLQKMVNETYPNWPEEIELGFRATMPLLEVKLTSRSHTSSTLRDEWYNKIKGLLGQHIVSENGNSIAATVVELLNQQGKTITTAESCTGGMIAAQLTGIAGSSNVFEAGFVTYSNRMKAKLVNVNEKTLEQFGAVSEQVVKEMVTGALAVSDADYAVSVSGIAGPDGGTEEKPVGTVWLAWGDKQQVFAKRLYLPTHRIHFQNFIANTGLDLIRRLILGYADEPRYFVERQLKNKTS
- a CDS encoding alpha/beta hydrolase is translated as MTYLNCVEVEPKSAATASVIWLHGLGADGHDFEPIVPVLNLPDSLPIRFVFPHSPKIPVTINGGMVMPAWYDILDMSIERKVDSEQLNASAKSVQDLIEREISRGIPAERIVIAGFSQGGAVGYQAALTFDKPLAGLMAMSTYFATKDDIEVSSANQAIDIAVMHGTQDPVVSPVLGEQAVSALKGKGFNPSYQTYPMPHAVCAEQIADVSAWLQKKLIIPS